The following proteins are encoded in a genomic region of Roseinatronobacter sp. S2:
- a CDS encoding PTS sugar transporter subunit IIA yields the protein MIGIVIVAHGGLAREYLAAIEHVIGKQHGIRAIAIEYDHDRDAKKLEILNAAAAVDAGQGVIVVTDMFGGSPSNLSLPACASPNRCILYGANLPMLIKLAKSRDMSMQAATTAALDAGRKYINSLEIGGQGQGI from the coding sequence GTGATCGGAATCGTGATCGTCGCACATGGGGGACTTGCACGCGAGTACCTTGCGGCAATAGAACATGTGATCGGCAAGCAACATGGCATTCGGGCGATCGCGATCGAGTATGATCATGACCGCGACGCCAAAAAGCTGGAGATCCTGAACGCGGCGGCTGCGGTCGATGCCGGTCAGGGCGTGATCGTCGTGACCGATATGTTCGGCGGCTCGCCCTCGAACCTGTCACTGCCCGCATGTGCTTCCCCAAATCGTTGTATTCTTTACGGTGCGAACCTGCCTATGCTGATCAAGCTGGCCAAGTCACGCGACATGTCCATGCAGGCTGCAACCACTGCGGCACTGGATGCCGGGCGAAAATATATTAACTCACTTGAGATCGGTGGTCAGGGTCAAGGGATCTGA
- a CDS encoding pyridoxine 5'-phosphate synthase — protein sequence MNGRTDQPLRLGVNIDHVATLRNARGGRDPDPARAAQLAQQAGADGITLHLREDRRHIVDADLSAVMAAVTLPINLEMAATAEMQAIAVKYRPHAVCLVPERREERTTEGGLEVAGDDNRLRDYIAPLRDAGARVSLFIAPDEAQVEAAARVGAQIVELHVGAYAEHCANGQSAECDAELRRLFSAAAFAHEIGLEVHAGHGLNFNNVGPIAAIPEVVELNIGHFLIGEAVFIGLDAAIREMRRQMILARM from the coding sequence ATGAACGGACGAACAGATCAACCTTTGCGACTTGGCGTGAATATTGACCATGTGGCGACCTTGCGCAATGCACGCGGCGGGCGCGATCCTGATCCGGCGCGCGCGGCGCAACTGGCACAGCAGGCGGGCGCTGACGGGATTACGCTGCATCTGCGTGAAGACCGCCGCCATATCGTGGATGCAGATCTGTCTGCCGTGATGGCCGCCGTGACCCTGCCCATAAATCTGGAAATGGCCGCAACCGCCGAAATGCAAGCCATCGCGGTCAAGTATCGGCCACATGCTGTCTGTCTTGTTCCTGAACGACGCGAGGAACGGACGACCGAAGGTGGCCTTGAAGTGGCGGGTGACGATAATCGCCTGCGTGACTATATCGCGCCCTTGCGCGACGCCGGCGCCCGGGTGTCGCTGTTCATCGCCCCCGATGAGGCGCAGGTCGAGGCCGCAGCCCGTGTGGGGGCGCAAATTGTCGAATTGCATGTGGGCGCATATGCGGAGCATTGCGCAAACGGCCAGAGCGCAGAATGCGATGCCGAGTTGCGCCGTTTGTTTTCGGCTGCGGCATTCGCCCATGAAATCGGCCTGGAGGTTCACGCCGGACACGGGTTGAATTTCAACAATGTCGGGCCAATTGCTGCGATCCCAGAGGTGGTAGAGCTGAATATAGGGCATTTCCTGATCGGAGAGGCGGTGTTCATCGGATTGGATGCTGCGATCCGCGAAATGCGCAGGCAGATGATTTTGGCGCGGATGTAA
- a CDS encoding glucokinase: protein MTAPLGTTPAPLVLVADIGGTNTRMALARGRDLVAGSTTRFRNAEYSGLGEIVSQYLSRQDALPEKAAFALAGIIHGDQAEMTNLGWKADAREIARDNRIAHVHFLNDLQAQGYAVGGLPASHLRTIRHGQREGNTRLVIGLGTGVNAAPVFTTSAGQCVVPASESGHIHLPLRGQDDYNLADWLVARRGIASVEDVLAGAGLERLYSFHAEQTGVAGGKDAAAILAAMETGCTLAQSVGRHYVRLLGQTVASLALVTLPYAGIYLIGGVARAFTPWLDQFGFEAAFTDMGRMSALVQRFPVAMVEDDYAALAGCAAYLTSR from the coding sequence ATGACTGCACCACTTGGCACGACACCTGCACCGCTTGTTCTGGTTGCCGACATTGGCGGCACGAATACCAGAATGGCACTTGCGCGCGGGCGCGATCTGGTCGCCGGCAGCACCACCCGTTTCAGAAATGCCGAGTATTCAGGACTTGGCGAAATCGTATCGCAATATCTGTCCCGTCAGGATGCGCTGCCCGAAAAGGCGGCCTTCGCACTGGCGGGGATCATCCACGGCGATCAGGCCGAAATGACCAATCTGGGCTGGAAGGCCGATGCACGCGAGATTGCGCGCGACAATCGCATTGCGCATGTGCATTTTCTGAACGACCTGCAAGCCCAAGGGTATGCTGTGGGCGGATTGCCCGCAAGCCATCTGCGCACAATCCGGCATGGCCAGCGCGAAGGGAACACACGGCTGGTGATCGGGCTGGGAACCGGCGTGAATGCAGCGCCCGTTTTCACCACCAGCGCGGGGCAGTGCGTTGTGCCCGCGTCAGAATCCGGCCACATACATCTGCCGCTGCGCGGTCAGGATGATTACAATCTGGCCGACTGGCTGGTTGCACGGCGCGGTATAGCCTCGGTCGAGGATGTTCTGGCCGGTGCGGGGCTGGAACGGTTGTATAGCTTTCATGCCGAACAGACAGGCGTGGCGGGCGGCAAGGATGCGGCCGCAATACTTGCAGCGATGGAGACGGGCTGCACGCTGGCCCAAAGTGTCGGGCGTCACTATGTGCGGCTTTTGGGGCAGACCGTGGCCAGCCTTGCGCTTGTTACCCTGCCCTATGCGGGCATTTACCTGATTGGCGGCGTGGCGCGGGCGTTCACCCCATGGCTGGACCAGTTCGGGTTTGAAGCCGCCTTTACCGATATGGGGCGCATGTCGGCGCTGGTGCAGCGCTTTCCCGTGGCGATGGTCGAAGATGACTATGCAGCACTTGCAGGATGTGCCGCCTACCTGACGTCGCGTTGA
- the folK gene encoding 2-amino-4-hydroxy-6-hydroxymethyldihydropteridine diphosphokinase, whose protein sequence is MLNILNEAEFNPILIAMGSNLAGHSDSPVAQLDYAIREMPINSIRVIAQSRYFRTPCFPAGAGPDFVNSAIVCACDLGPQAILDILHRIEESAGRQRNARWQARVLDLDLLAMGDRVLPDLPTYRHWADLSLAQQMQDAPPELILPHPRLQERAFVLHPLMDIVPDWVHPVTGQSVRSMHAALDPQELAQITPISR, encoded by the coding sequence ATGTTAAATATCCTAAACGAGGCTGAGTTCAATCCGATCCTGATCGCGATGGGGTCAAACCTGGCGGGGCATTCGGATAGTCCGGTTGCGCAATTGGATTACGCCATTCGAGAAATGCCAATAAATTCAATAAGGGTAATCGCACAAAGCCGGTATTTTCGCACACCCTGCTTTCCTGCTGGTGCAGGACCTGACTTTGTCAATAGCGCAATTGTGTGCGCATGTGATCTTGGCCCACAGGCGATACTGGATATTTTGCACCGGATCGAAGAATCGGCAGGACGGCAGCGCAACGCGCGATGGCAGGCGCGGGTTCTGGATCTGGATCTGCTGGCCATGGGCGACCGCGTTCTGCCTGATCTGCCGACATACCGCCATTGGGCAGATTTGTCGCTGGCGCAACAGATGCAGGATGCGCCACCCGAATTGATACTGCCGCATCCCCGATTGCAGGAGCGTGCTTTTGTCTTGCATCCGCTGATGGATATTGTCCCGGACTGGGTGCATCCTGTAACAGGGCAAAGCGTTCGGTCCATGCATGCGGCGCTTGATCCGCAGGAATTGGCGCAGATCACGCCGATTTCGCGCTAA
- a CDS encoding LacI family DNA-binding transcriptional regulator — protein MTLKELAASLKLSPTTVSRALNGYPEVNARTRKRVRDAAEHANYHPNTRARSLATGRTHAIGHVIPLSSSHEIVNPVFADFIAGAGEAYSRAGYEMVLSMVPDADEAQAYRNMIARGSVDGMIVHGPKLDDPRIALLTQLGVPFVVHGRSSGVAAPYSWLDINNNRSFRRATEFLLQLGHRRIALINGLENMDFAMRRRTGYLQALQDAGVGADPALMRQAEMTEVFGHRAATELMRLPDPPTAFLSSSMLVAYGLRRALVDQGVRMGRDVSVITHDDDLSYLPNGDGLPLFTATRSSVRDAGRQAAEMLLQLIGAPEQPPLTCLMETTLIVGESTGAAPQ, from the coding sequence ATCACACTGAAAGAACTTGCGGCCTCTTTGAAACTGTCGCCGACGACGGTTTCACGCGCGCTGAACGGATACCCGGAAGTGAACGCCAGAACCCGCAAACGCGTGCGCGATGCAGCCGAGCACGCAAATTATCACCCCAACACACGCGCCCGAAGCCTGGCGACGGGACGCACACATGCAATCGGGCATGTGATTCCGCTGTCTTCCAGTCATGAAATCGTAAACCCCGTATTTGCCGATTTCATCGCCGGCGCGGGCGAGGCCTATTCCCGCGCGGGCTATGAAATGGTGCTGAGCATGGTTCCCGATGCAGATGAGGCACAGGCGTATCGCAACATGATTGCGCGCGGTTCCGTTGATGGCATGATCGTCCACGGTCCCAAACTGGATGACCCGCGCATTGCCCTGCTGACACAGCTGGGTGTGCCGTTTGTGGTGCATGGCCGCTCCAGCGGGGTGGCTGCGCCCTATTCGTGGCTGGATATCAACAACAACCGGTCCTTCCGGCGGGCCACGGAATTCCTGCTGCAACTGGGCCATCGCAGGATCGCGCTGATCAATGGTCTGGAAAATATGGATTTCGCCATGCGCCGCCGCACCGGATATCTTCAGGCGCTACAGGATGCAGGCGTCGGCGCGGACCCCGCCCTTATGCGGCAGGCCGAAATGACAGAAGTGTTCGGCCACCGCGCCGCCACCGAACTGATGCGCCTGCCCGACCCGCCCACAGCGTTTTTGTCTTCGTCCATGCTGGTGGCCTACGGGCTGCGGCGGGCCTTGGTCGATCAGGGCGTCCGCATGGGGCGGGATGTGTCGGTCATCACCCATGATGACGATCTGTCCTACCTGCCCAATGGCGACGGGCTGCCGCTGTTTACGGCAACACGGTCATCGGTGCGCGACGCTGGCCGCCAAGCCGCCGAAATGCTGTTGCAGCTGATTGGCGCGCCTGAACAACCGCCATTGACCTGTCTGATGGAAACCACGTTGATTGTCGGGGAAAGCACAGGCGCCGCGCCGCAATGA
- a CDS encoding NYN domain-containing protein, with translation MFYKDERLALFIDGSNLYAAGKALGFDIDYKLLRQEFMRRGKLLRAFYYTALLENDEYSPIRPLVDWLNYNGYSMVTKAAKEYTDSMGRRKVKGNMDIELAVDAMELAPRLDHAVLFSGDGDFRPLVESLQRQGVRVSVVSTIRSQPPMIADELRRQADNFIELDELRDVVGRPPREPRFDHQDAQETAE, from the coding sequence ATGTTTTACAAAGATGAGCGCTTGGCGCTTTTCATCGATGGGTCGAACCTTTACGCGGCCGGAAAAGCCCTTGGTTTCGACATAGACTACAAACTTCTGCGGCAGGAATTCATGCGCCGTGGCAAATTGCTGCGCGCGTTTTACTACACAGCGCTGCTTGAAAATGACGAATACTCGCCCATTCGCCCGCTTGTCGACTGGCTGAACTATAACGGTTACAGCATGGTCACAAAAGCTGCGAAGGAATACACCGATTCCATGGGGCGCCGTAAAGTCAAAGGCAACATGGATATTGAACTTGCCGTGGATGCGATGGAACTCGCCCCACGCCTTGACCATGCCGTGCTGTTTTCAGGCGATGGTGATTTTCGCCCGTTGGTTGAAAGCCTGCAACGTCAGGGCGTCAGGGTTTCTGTTGTGTCAACCATCCGCAGCCAGCCGCCGATGATTGCAGATGAACTGCGCCGTCAGGCTGACAATTTCATCGAACTGGATGAACTGCGCGATGTTGTCGGACGCCCCCCGCGCGAGCCGCGTTTTGACCATCAAGACGCGCAGGAAACTGCCGAATAA
- the acpS gene encoding holo-ACP synthase: MILGVGTDLANIDRIAGTLKRFGDRFRNRVFTQEELARAQRRGDDVATYAKRWAAKEACSKALGTGLAMGISWRDMWVTNLSGGQPVMHVSGWAEKRLAQMTPSGYEAVIHVSLTDDHPWAQAFVVIEARCLRDTGA, encoded by the coding sequence ATGATTTTGGGTGTTGGAACCGATCTGGCCAATATCGACCGCATCGCAGGAACATTGAAGCGGTTTGGTGATCGGTTTCGCAACCGTGTCTTCACGCAGGAAGAACTTGCGCGTGCGCAGCGCCGCGGGGATGATGTTGCGACATATGCCAAGCGCTGGGCCGCGAAAGAAGCCTGCTCCAAGGCGCTGGGCACCGGCCTTGCAATGGGCATTTCATGGCGCGACATGTGGGTAACCAACCTAAGCGGCGGACAGCCCGTGATGCATGTGTCCGGCTGGGCGGAAAAGCGGTTGGCACAGATGACCCCGTCCGGGTATGAAGCCGTGATTCACGTCAGCCTGACGGATGATCACCCATGGGCGCAGGCTTTCGTCGTGATCGAGGCGCGTTGCCTGCGCGACACTGGCGCCTGA
- a CDS encoding DUF2062 domain-containing protein, producing the protein MNFFIPGGGWGRSASYVMHRLRRLPDSPERIARGIAAGVAVSCTPLFGMHFVASALVAWALRGNILASLLATFFGNPFTFPIIAMSALELGSFLLGVENTLIGKHAIRAFGAVWQELWRNSISIFTSEPVSWQNMAHFGWDVFAPYMLGGTLIGIVCGVPAYFLSLPLIRAYRNRRMKKIQERFEQARKNDQAR; encoded by the coding sequence GTGAATTTCTTTATCCCCGGTGGGGGGTGGGGGCGCTCGGCCAGCTATGTCATGCACCGGTTGCGCCGCTTGCCCGACAGCCCTGAACGGATTGCGCGCGGCATCGCCGCCGGGGTCGCAGTCAGTTGCACACCATTGTTCGGAATGCATTTCGTGGCGTCGGCGTTGGTGGCGTGGGCCTTGCGGGGAAATATACTTGCGTCGCTTCTGGCAACATTTTTTGGCAACCCTTTCACCTTTCCGATCATCGCCATGTCTGCGCTTGAATTGGGAAGCTTCCTTCTGGGGGTTGAAAATACACTGATCGGCAAGCACGCAATCCGCGCCTTCGGGGCCGTGTGGCAAGAATTGTGGCGAAACAGCATATCCATTTTCACATCAGAACCGGTCAGCTGGCAGAACATGGCGCATTTCGGCTGGGATGTGTTTGCCCCCTATATGTTGGGTGGCACGCTGATAGGGATCGTGTGCGGCGTGCCAGCGTATTTTCTGTCCCTTCCGCTGATCCGCGCCTATCGCAATCGCCGGATGAAGAAGATACAGGAACGGTTTGAACAGGCACGAAAAAATGATCAGGCACGGTGA
- a CDS encoding Pr6Pr family membrane protein produces MAIDPKYRIIAGMIGGIAVAALTAHMTLRMGSGGIVAALWRSGGYFTILTNVLTAVTFLTIAISGRRLSFGWMSMLTLSMIMVALVYHIMLAHLFNPNGLRWWTDQAFHTVLPAAVLWFWLMEVSRVDPRGGARPLSWIIWPACYGAYALLRGALTGWYPYPFLNVVRLGWDGVLPNLAGIAVAFVALAYVMNYIGQRMPPRDQRDVR; encoded by the coding sequence TTGGCAATAGATCCGAAATACCGCATTATTGCGGGAATGATTGGCGGTATTGCCGTGGCGGCCCTGACTGCGCATATGACGCTGCGCATGGGCAGTGGCGGCATTGTCGCCGCGCTGTGGCGTTCGGGGGGGTATTTCACCATCCTGACCAATGTGCTGACGGCGGTGACATTCCTGACCATTGCCATCAGCGGGCGGCGGCTGTCCTTTGGCTGGATGAGTATGCTGACCCTGTCCATGATTATGGTGGCGCTGGTCTATCACATCATGCTGGCGCATTTGTTCAATCCCAACGGGTTGCGCTGGTGGACCGATCAGGCGTTTCATACGGTTTTGCCTGCCGCAGTGCTGTGGTTCTGGTTGATGGAAGTGTCGCGCGTTGACCCGCGTGGCGGTGCGCGGCCACTGTCATGGATTATATGGCCCGCGTGTTACGGTGCCTATGCGCTGTTGCGCGGCGCGCTTACGGGGTGGTATCCCTATCCGTTTTTGAATGTGGTGCGGTTGGGCTGGGACGGGGTGCTGCCCAATCTTGCGGGCATTGCGGTTGCTTTTGTGGCCCTTGCCTATGTCATGAACTATATCGGCCAGCGGATGCCGCCCCGCGATCAACGCGACGTCAGGTAG
- the recO gene encoding DNA repair protein RecO, with the protein MMDWRDQGILLSVRKHGEATALTEVFTALHGRHAGAVRGGASRKMAPVLQQGAQLDVHWRARLEDQMGNFTVELLQPRAAHIMGDRLALLALGSVCALCRFALPERAPYPGLYSATVALLDALGQPGWLHAYVLWELHLLEDTGFGLDLDRCAVTGAQQGLAYVSPRTGRAVTIEGAGEYAARLLPLPAALLNGGPLDATDLTKALAISGYFLSHRLAHAVNQRLPEARARFVSALD; encoded by the coding sequence ATCATGGACTGGCGAGATCAAGGCATATTGTTAAGCGTTCGCAAACATGGCGAGGCGACGGCCCTGACAGAGGTATTCACCGCATTGCACGGGCGCCATGCGGGTGCCGTGCGCGGGGGTGCATCGCGCAAGATGGCCCCTGTGCTGCAACAAGGCGCGCAGCTGGACGTGCACTGGCGGGCAAGGCTTGAAGACCAGATGGGGAATTTCACGGTCGAATTGTTGCAACCCCGTGCGGCCCATATCATGGGCGATCGTCTGGCCCTGCTGGCATTGGGATCGGTTTGCGCGCTATGCCGCTTCGCCCTGCCCGAGCGCGCGCCCTATCCCGGCCTGTATTCCGCAACGGTTGCGCTGCTGGACGCGTTGGGTCAACCGGGCTGGCTGCATGCCTATGTTCTTTGGGAACTGCATCTGCTGGAAGATACGGGTTTCGGGCTGGATCTGGACCGTTGCGCGGTGACAGGCGCACAGCAGGGGCTGGCCTATGTCAGTCCGCGCACGGGCCGCGCGGTCACCATCGAAGGGGCGGGTGAATACGCAGCACGTTTGTTGCCCCTGCCTGCCGCATTGCTGAATGGTGGCCCGCTTGATGCGACCGATCTGACCAAGGCACTGGCAATCAGCGGGTATTTCCTAAGCCACCGGCTGGCCCATGCTGTCAACCAGCGCCTGCCAGAAGCCCGCGCGCGGTTTGTTTCGGCACTGGATTGA
- a CDS encoding bifunctional (p)ppGpp synthetase/guanosine-3',5'-bis(diphosphate) 3'-pyrophosphohydrolase yields the protein MITFADLIALVRNYNPKTDEDLIRRAWEYGEAMHEGQFRHSGEPYFTHPVAVAALLTEMRLDDATIITALLHDTIEDTKSTYSEVAQIFGEEIAELVDGVTKLTNLQISSSEAKQAENIRKLLIAMSRDLRVILVKLADRLHNMRTIRSMKSEKQAQKARETMDIYAPLAGRMGMQWMREELEDLAFRVLNPEARNSILRRFITLQREAGDVLHRISGDIRTELERADIDAVVFGRAKKPYSIWRKMQEKELAFSRLSDIYGFRIITNSVDECYKVLGLMHGRWRAVPGRFKDYISQPKSNGYRSIHTTVSGRDGKRVEIQIRTREMHEVAEAGVAAHWAYRDGQRTVNPFAVDPAKWIATLTEGLESEEDHDAFLEHVKLEMYSDQAFCFTPKGDVIQLPRGATPLDFAYAIHTRIGNSCVSAKVDGLRVPLWTRLRNGQSVEIITAEGQRPQASWIDIAATGRAKAAIRRSLRDEDRARFMRLGTELLRAAFENANREMSNKALATASKILGIPDAEELRARVGAAEISARRVVAVLYPDGVSDTPQVDASRPVLGLNADQSFRRAACCQPLPGERIVGITYRGKGVVAHAMDCDALAEFEDQPDRWIDLRWQDGTHPPVYSVTLDLTISNDSGVLGRVCSLIGEHKANISDLRFVDRKPDFYRLTVEAEMRGVAHLHEVMTALEAETSVAQIIRTRDPSLRP from the coding sequence GTGATCACATTTGCTGATCTGATCGCACTGGTGCGCAATTATAACCCGAAAACGGATGAGGATCTTATTCGTCGCGCCTGGGAGTATGGCGAGGCGATGCATGAAGGGCAGTTCCGCCATTCGGGCGAGCCATACTTCACCCATCCGGTTGCTGTTGCTGCATTGCTGACAGAAATGCGCCTTGATGATGCAACCATCATCACGGCGCTTTTGCATGACACCATAGAAGATACGAAATCAACCTATTCAGAGGTTGCGCAGATCTTCGGCGAGGAAATCGCCGAGTTGGTCGATGGTGTGACCAAGCTGACCAATCTGCAAATTTCATCATCTGAAGCCAAGCAGGCCGAGAATATACGCAAGCTGTTGATCGCCATGTCGCGTGATTTGCGTGTCATTCTGGTGAAGCTGGCGGACCGGCTGCACAATATGCGCACGATCCGGTCAATGAAATCCGAAAAGCAGGCCCAGAAAGCCCGCGAAACCATGGATATCTATGCACCGCTTGCCGGTCGTATGGGTATGCAATGGATGCGCGAAGAACTGGAAGACCTTGCTTTTCGCGTGCTGAACCCCGAAGCGCGCAATTCCATCCTGCGCCGTTTCATTACGTTGCAACGCGAAGCAGGTGACGTGTTGCACCGCATCAGCGGTGACATCCGAACGGAACTGGAACGTGCCGATATTGATGCCGTTGTGTTCGGGCGCGCCAAGAAGCCCTATTCGATCTGGCGCAAGATGCAGGAAAAGGAACTGGCATTCTCGCGCCTGTCTGACATCTATGGGTTTCGCATCATCACCAACTCGGTTGATGAATGCTACAAGGTGCTGGGGTTGATGCATGGCCGCTGGCGCGCGGTTCCGGGGCGGTTCAAGGATTATATCAGTCAGCCCAAATCCAACGGCTACAGGTCGATTCATACAACCGTGTCGGGGCGCGATGGCAAGCGCGTGGAAATCCAGATACGCACCCGTGAAATGCACGAGGTGGCCGAAGCCGGTGTTGCCGCGCATTGGGCGTATCGTGATGGCCAGCGCACCGTGAACCCGTTTGCTGTTGATCCGGCAAAATGGATTGCGACCCTGACCGAAGGACTGGAATCGGAAGAAGATCACGATGCGTTTCTGGAACATGTCAAACTGGAAATGTATTCGGATCAGGCGTTTTGCTTTACACCCAAGGGCGATGTGATCCAGCTGCCGCGCGGTGCCACGCCACTGGATTTCGCCTATGCCATTCACACCCGTATCGGCAACAGCTGCGTATCCGCCAAGGTGGACGGGCTGCGCGTGCCGCTATGGACACGGCTGCGCAACGGACAATCGGTTGAGATTATCACCGCCGAAGGGCAGCGCCCGCAGGCCAGCTGGATTGATATTGCCGCAACAGGACGCGCCAAGGCCGCCATTCGCCGGTCGTTGCGCGATGAGGACCGCGCGCGGTTCATGCGCTTGGGCACAGAATTGCTGCGCGCCGCATTCGAGAATGCCAACCGCGAAATGAGCAACAAGGCGCTTGCCACGGCATCCAAAATACTGGGCATTCCCGATGCAGAAGAATTGCGCGCCCGCGTCGGTGCCGCAGAAATTAGCGCCAGACGGGTGGTGGCGGTGTTGTATCCTGACGGGGTGTCGGACACGCCGCAGGTGGATGCATCGCGCCCGGTCCTTGGTCTGAACGCGGACCAGTCCTTTCGTCGTGCCGCATGTTGCCAACCCCTGCCGGGGGAACGTATCGTTGGCATTACCTATCGCGGCAAAGGGGTTGTGGCCCATGCCATGGATTGTGACGCCCTGGCCGAATTCGAGGACCAGCCCGACCGCTGGATTGATTTGCGTTGGCAAGATGGCACGCACCCGCCGGTTTATTCTGTTACACTGGATCTTACGATTTCAAACGATTCAGGTGTGCTGGGTCGCGTATGCAGCTTGATTGGCGAGCATAAGGCGAATATCTCGGATTTACGCTTTGTGGATCGAAAGCCGGATTTCTATCGTCTTACGGTCGAAGCGGAGATGCGTGGGGTTGCGCATCTGCATGAGGTGATGACTGCGCTGGAAGCTGAAACATCTGTGGCGCAAATTATACGGACCCGCGATCCGTCCTTGCGCCCATGA
- a CDS encoding HPr family phosphocarrier protein: MVELVLEIMNEKGLHARASAKFVEVVERHDATAEVSKDGMSVPGDSIMGLLMLAASRGTSIMVRTSGAQAQDLADALRELVKDCFGEGM, encoded by the coding sequence ATGGTTGAGCTGGTTTTGGAAATCATGAATGAAAAGGGGCTGCATGCGCGGGCCTCTGCGAAGTTTGTCGAAGTCGTGGAACGTCATGATGCCACAGCCGAAGTCAGCAAGGACGGCATGAGCGTGCCGGGGGATTCCATCATGGGTTTGCTTATGCTGGCTGCATCGCGCGGGACATCAATTATGGTGCGCACAAGCGGTGCGCAGGCGCAGGATCTGGCCGATGCCTTGCGCGAACTGGTCAAGGATTGTTTCGGCGAAGGCATGTAG
- the rpoZ gene encoding DNA-directed RNA polymerase subunit omega, whose translation MARVTVEDCVDKVPNRFELVALAAHRAREIAAGAPITVDRDNDKNPVVSLREIADETQSADELRERLIESLQTQIEVDLPEDDNMALLMGRAEQDKPEEDSMSEEQMLRALMEAQGQAG comes from the coding sequence ATGGCCCGCGTAACGGTAGAAGATTGCGTTGATAAAGTTCCCAACCGCTTCGAACTGGTCGCACTTGCGGCACATCGTGCGCGTGAAATCGCGGCGGGTGCGCCGATTACGGTTGACCGTGACAACGACAAAAACCCTGTCGTGTCCCTGCGTGAAATCGCGGACGAGACGCAATCTGCGGATGAATTGCGCGAGCGGCTGATCGAGAGCCTGCAAACGCAAATCGAAGTTGACCTGCCAGAAGATGACAACATGGCCCTGCTGATGGGCCGCGCAGAACAGGACAAGCCTGAAGAAGACAGCATGAGCGAAGAGCAAATGCTGCGCGCCCTTATGGAAGCGCAAGGTCAGGCAGGCTGA